The Candidatus Nitrosopumilus sp. SW genomic sequence AACATATTCTGTAATCATATTTCTAGACTATTTGATATATCCTAATGATTTTAGAACTTTTTTTTCTTCTAAAAATTCGTTATTATTCTTGGTTTTTATAATGATAATCTGTTTTTGATCACAATCAAGTATTATTTTGCTACTTTCAAGAAGGGTCTCATACAAAATTTCTCCACATCCTATAGCTGCAGGAATTCCTAATTCTGCACACCTAATTGCCATATGGGATGCAACACCACCATATTTTGTTATCAGACCTGTAATGTCATTCATAAATATCCAATCAAAACCTGGATCTGCATTTTCAATTACAACAATTTTTTTTGAGACATCATAAGATGAAATTTTTTTATCTAAAACAATAATGTTTGAGGTAATCTTTTTTCTTGTAATAAAATTTGGCTTTGAAGCAAAATAAGAAAACATTTCAAAATTCTCATCAGAATTAATAATTGGCGGAAGTTGTATAAAATCTGTTATAGTTTTGTTATTTTTTTGAATAAGTATTTTCTCTTTCCATTTTTTTTCTAATTCACGCTTTGTTAATTTTTTATAAGACAGTATTGATTCAAAATTTAAATTAGAAATATCTTCTCTTGAGAATCCTAAAATTTGTCCAGATTTTGCAATTAATTCTAATGCATCACTTAGATTACGTGTGAATTCAAATTTGATGTGTTCTCTCATTGAGATAGAAGATTTTGCAAAAGAAAAAAATTCTGAAGGGTTGAACTTTAATCCATGTTTTGAAAATGTTTTTGACAATTTAGGTTCAATAAATTTTTTATTTGAATTTGGATATTTTATGAAGTGAAAATTTGAAATTAATTCAGGATTCTCATCATATCTTGGTGCAGTAATATCATATGTTCCTGATCTCAAATGACCATATTTTTCCATAAGTTGCTTTAATGAGATTTTTTCTCGAGAGTAAAGCGAAAAATCTTTTCGTAAATTTGTTAATGGTGATTGGATCGACTCCAAGAAAATTTCATATTCTGAAGATGAAATTGATCCATTTTTTACCAGACTTTTTAACAAGATGGATGCAATAAAGGCGGTTCTGGCAATAGATGAAAAATGCGCGGTGCCATATAATCTACAATCTCTCAATAGTCTAACTGCTGCATCCAACAGTTTACCATAATCCTTAGAATTGTTTACCGTTTTGAGAATTTCTGTTCTATTTTGAATCATTGTAGAATAATCTAGTTCTGCTTTTTTCTTTATTTTTGAAAAATTGATTATAATATCATTTGTAAAATCTATCAATTTATTTTTTATTTGTTCAATCTCTTTTTGTTCAAATTTAGAATTTTTTAATTCTGATAATCTCTTTGAAAGTGAAAAATCATAACAAGTAAACAAAATTTCGAATTCAACTTTATCATGTAGTTCTGGATGAAGTTGTAATTTTGATATGTAAAAATTCATCAATTTCTTTCTGAGCTTTTTTGGGATATTATCTGGAATTAGTGAATTGAAACTTGCTTGTATATCGACATAGGGTTTGTTTCCAAATTTTTTCATAAGTGGGCATGGATTGACATCTTGATATCCCAATAGTTTTCGTCCCTGATGCCATGATTTTTTCATTATAAGATAATCATAAAGAGAATAATCTAATAGATTTGGATTAGGTCCAATAATTTCTGAAGGATTCCAATCTGCCATGTCTGAAAAAATCATCTTTTTTCCAGCAATATTTTTTGAAAATTTCATAGTTGAAAACTGTTTTTTACATTTTAAAATGGCTTTTCCAACCAATCTTTCAATATTAGGAATGGAAGTTTTTTCAATAAATGTAATTGGTCTAACTTGAAAAATTATTATTTTATCATTTTTATCAATTCCAAATTCGATATCAAGTTGTGAAGATTTGGTAATTGTTTCAATTTCTTTTATTGCAGTTAGTAAATTTTTCCAAGTTTTGGGTAATGAATTTAAGGGTTTTTTTCTGAAAATTGCTATACTTTTTGTATGTTTACCTGAAGTTACAGATGTTGTTGAAGAACCTAAATCATAATTTATCAAATAATATGGGGAGCCTTTATTACCTGTTTTTGTAAAAATGACTCCACTTAATTTAATATTTGTTGTTTGCTTTTGTGCAAAAATTTGATTTGTTTCTTTAGAATTGTTTTTTTCCAGATATGAACGAATTACTGAGTTTATTGCATTTTTAACATTATTTTTATCAGTTGGAAAAACATCTAATATGCTGAGAAAACTTCCTGCTTCAGATTTTTCAAAAGAATCTTCTCCTTCAGCAGAACTTCTAATAATTATTTTTTTGTTTTTAAATTTTGTAGAAATATAATCAAGTAGTTTATTTTGATTATTAGTCCAATCTGAAATTGTAAAATCAACAAATGGTTCAATTCTAGATTTAGATAATTTGTTTTGTAGAAATTTTAAGGTGTTAACTTTGGTTGTAAAAAGTGGAGATGTTTTGTTCATAAAAATTCCTTATTCAATTATTAGAAAATTTTTTACATTTAAAACTGTTTGAACCCAACTTTGAAAGTTTTTGATTAGAATCTTCATTAAGTGGTTTTATATTATAAATTGAAATTTTTAGGAATAAGAATTTGGCAACAATTGCTGAAAATGGATATTTTAATGTCAAATAAACTGAATTTTCAAATTAATTATTTTCATAATTGCCTTGAATTCTATTAATTGACAGGAAAAATCCTGCTTGGATAGTTTCTGCGATAACTAGAGCAGCAGCAATACCATAGACGCTAAAAAGATCTCCTAAAAGGAAAATCAATGGTATTTGAGTAGCAAGATAAAGGATTATACCTATAATTACAAATTTGCTTTTTTCAATTCCTAAAAATTTTGAAATAAACATTGAACTAATAGATCTAGGAATTATGGCAATACTAATTATCTGAATTATTATTACAGCCTCAACATATTGTGGGAAGAAATATGGTACAATTATTGGAGAAAGAATAATTCCAATGACTCCAAATATTACACTAATTAATACAGTAATTTTTTTTAATTGTGGTTTAAAGGATCCACTAGCGTCTTGAGGCAATGTATATTGAAGAACGATACTTGGAAGTATTGATAACAACATCAAAAATTGAAGTCCTAATTGATAATTTCCTAATATTGCAAATCCCAACATAGGTGCAATAATTAATTTATCAATATTTCCTGCAAGTGATTTTGTTATATCTACACCATAACTATTCATCATAAATCCAATTCTAGGTTTTATTACTGAAAAGTCAACTTTGTTTTGCTGTATTTTTTGAATTAAAATAAAAAGAAATGGGAAAAAGGATAATGCTAATCCTAGAATAATTCCAAATGTATCCATTACAAAATAAATCGGTATTGCAAACGATACAAGAAGGAATTTTTGTAAAATTGCAATTTTAGAATATTTTTGATATTTTTTTTCACCAAGCAATTCTGCCTGAACGATATTAAAAATTACATAGCCTATAACATAAAGACTTACTGCAATATTTTCTAGAATTAAATAAATAACAACTGCACTAACTAAACTGATTGTAATGGAAAGAACAGATAATACAGGAACTATGTTTACTTTCTTGGCAGTATAAACGGTGGTTGTATAACCAGAACCAATTGAAGAGAAAACTCCAGCAATAATTCCAATTGCTAGTAAATAACTCACTTCTCCGTATTTTTCTTCACCTAATAATGAAGCAACATAAAACCAAAAAATTGCTGAAATGCCACTTCCTATTACATTTGCTGCACCTAAGGATGAAAGATCTTTTAGTCCTGAAAAATTTTTAATTTTATCAAATACCATATGTAACTAAAAGGAATATTTGTTATTGATAAAGTTCTAGATTCCATTATATGACAAATTTGATAATTTTTCCTAGATAGTTTTAATTTAGTATTCAATAGTAACTTCATTAACAATTTAAAATACTACAATTAGGGTTCTGTCAACTTGGCATCATATATTCTAAGTGTCAAAATTTGTCGGGTGAAAAATTAGGCAGCACCGTACTAAATTTTTCTTATATGTGGAATTAAAGTCATATCTATTTTCAAGTCATGTTCCTCACAAAATTCATTGGTCGCTATTGTTTCACCGGAGTAAGGATTATTCGTATCTTCATACTCATCAAATAACACCAATCCATTATTACTTAATCTTGGATATGAAAACTCTAAACTGATCTTTGTACTTTTGTATATATTACAATCAATAAAGACAATCGAAAATTTTCTATCTGACAATTTTTGGTTAAGTGTATCTTCAAACTTTCCTTGAATTAATTCAACCTTGTCAACAACATCATATTTTTTTATTCTATTTTGTACGTCCTCAAAGTTAAGATCCTTGTATCTACCAACTCTTTTTTCTCCAACAGTTGCCTTTAGTTCTATATCTTCATATGGATAACCGTAAAAAGTATCACATGATATTACTTTCCGTTTTGATTTTATTTGTTTTAAAAAATGCCCCAACACTGTACTAAATCCACCATATTCTGCACCAAGTTCTAAAATATCCCCCTCAATATCTTCAGTATCTAAAATGAATTTACAAAAACATGCAACATCAATTGCCTCCTGTGAGTCCCTCAAATCATAATGATTCAGGTTGTACCATTCCAACAGTTTTTGAATTTCAGGATCAAAATTTGACGCTATTACTTTTGTTTTGAGTCGGAACAGTTGTTTTTTGATTAACGGTACTGATCCTAGTGGGCTTGTGGGAAGAAATTTGAAGTATTTTTTTCTTAGAGAATGGTAAATGGGTTCAGATTTTTTTAATATGATAATAACTAGTTTGGAAATCACCATCAGTTTTCTTACCTTATCTAATTCTTATTTTAATAATAATATTTTCTAACATCATATTAAATTAAATCAGATAATCCACTACTGTTAGGACTACTTTGACTCCGTCAGAGCAATTTGCACCAATAATTAGTATTATTTTCCTATTTGTCCTCTTTCGTAGGGGGCAATTAAATATGAGCTTGGGTATTTTTTGTACATTTAGATACCATGATCAACGTTTTTTGACGTTGAAAATTTCTGACGAAAATTTGACAGTTCCACAACTAGTAATATTTATTCACCCATGTGTTAGTACTGATATGAATTTGAAAATTGCTATAGGAATACCAGCATTTAATGAGGAAAAAAATATTGGGAGAATAATTTCAGCATTGGAAGAATTTGATTATGAAATAATAGTTTGTGATGATGGATCTTTGGATCAAACAGGAAATATCGCTGAAAAGATGGGCGCAATTGTAGTAAAACATGAAAAAAATAAAGGATATGGTGCGGCCATAAGAAGTATCTTCACTAAAGCAAAAACAATTGATAGTGATATCTTGATTACATTTGATGGAGACGGACAACATAATGTATCAGAAATTAAAGATGTGTTAGAACCATTAATTTCAAAAAAAGCTGACATTGTGATTGGCTCAAGATTTTTGGGCGAAGGAGAAAATAAAATTCCAAAATATAGAAAAATTGGAATAAAAGCTATAACGAAAGTTTCGTCATTATCACAAAATTTAAACATTAAAGATACTCAAAGTGGGTTCCGTGGGTATAACAGAAAAGCTTTAGATGAAATTAACGTTACAGAAAATGGAATGGGAATTTCAACTGAAATTCTTATGAAAGCATCGAAAAAAGATCTTAAAATTATTGAGGTTCCAATTATTATAAATTATGAAGGAGAAACATCTACACACAATCCTGCAAGTCATGGCATATCAGTAATTATTAGCACAATGAAATTTACAGCACTAGATCATCCTCTAAAATTTTATGGGATTCCAGGAACAATTTTTTTGATTATAGGTTTATTTTTTATAGTTTGGACATTACATGAATTTTCATTACATAGAGTGATTATCACAAACATAGCACTAATTGCAGCTGGGACAACAATTATAGGCATAATTTTCTTGTTGACATCGATAATTTTGTATTCAATGGTTAGTTTGATAAGAGAGCAGAAATGAAAATCTTTTTCGATATTATTTTAATAAAAATTTAGAAAAATCAGAAATGTGATGTAAAAGTTGTCTAAAAAAAATAATTCAGAAAATGGAATAGCACAAGATTTTAAAAAAAATAATTTTACAAAATATCAGTGGGCTGTGGTCATAACAGCTATATCTATAACAGGATTTTTTCTCAGAATGTATTATTCACCATTTGAAATTCCAATTATATTAGATGGGCTTTTATTTTTTTGGTATGCAAATGATATTTCAATTTTAGGAACATTACCATTAGACTATTCTCCAGCAAATAATGGATGGCCAATATTTTTATCATTATTTTTCCATGTATTAGATTCAAATAATTTTATGGATTATATGGTAATACAAAGACTTGTTAGTATAATATTATCAGTTTTAACAATAATTCCAATTTATTACCTTGGAAGAAAATTTTTTTCACAAAAATATGCTTTTGTAGGTTCTGCAATATTTGCATTTGAACCTAGAATTATTCAAAATTCATTTCTAGGAGTTTCAGAGTCATTATTCATTCTTTTAGTAACTGTATCAATTGTATGTTTTTTATCTAAACGAAAAGAGATAGTTTTTCTTTCTTTTCCAATCATATCACTTGCTACAATAGTACGTTCCGAAGCAATTGTCATGATAATTCCTTTTACAGTTATGTATATCATTAAATTCAAAAATTCAAAAAAAGCAGTATTACAGACTCCCATTCTGATATTTGTTTTTATTTTGATAATATTGCCTATTTCAACCTACAAAGTAGAAGTAAATGGCAGTGATGGAATATTATCAAGAATTCCAGATTTGAATTTAGATGCAAGTAAATCAATAACAATACAAAAAGAATCTCAAACAGAAGAACTACAAAATATCTTTACTTTAATTGGATTGGCATCTATTCCAATTTTTATATTTCTTGTACCATATGGATTTTTTAGAATTTTTCAAAAGAAAAAATTTGAGAGTGTTGAAATCATGGTAATTTTGTTTTTTCTCTCGATCCCTGCAATTTATTCAATTTCATTTTTACCAGATACAAAATATTTGTACGTACTTTATCCTATTTTATGTATAATTTCAATATTTTCGATCAAGAAATTTTCTCAATATTTTTCACACAAAAATTTAGTGATAGTAGTTATTCTAAGTCTTATTTTAATTTCTTCAATTTCTTTTCTAGAAATAAAAAAGACGGATAAACAACATATAGTAGAAGTTTTAGAAATTGCAGAAATTATTTCAGGAAATACAAAAATAACTAATCAGTTTCCTCCAGAATCAGGATATTTACCAATTTTAGGTATGAAAGAATTAGAAGAATTTCCAATTTTAAGAAGTGAGTTTGTAAATAGCGGAGACAATATGAAATATTGTTTTAATATTCATAATTGTGACTATTTTGTCGGAATAATGCAGGATGAAAAGCTTGGAATAAAAGAATTTTTAATTAAATATGAACAACAGGGAATAAGTCACCTTGTAGTTGACGATAAAGAGGAAAGAAGGGCAAAATTCATAGAAAAAATTTTTCAAAATGAGAATGAATTTAAATATTTAACAAAAATTTATGATTCTAAAGAACATAATTTTGAATATAATGTAAAAATTTTTGAGATAGATTATGAAGAATTCAAAGAGGGTTTAAGATAGTTTAAGACTTAAACATATAACATATGAAAAGAATTTATGAAATATCTTGTTACTGGGGGATTAGGTTTCATAGGTAGCAATATTGTAAAATTACTTGTAAAAAAGGGAAATAATGTAGATGTTATAGATAATTTACACACGGGGAAACGAGATAATATCAAAGAAGTTTTTGATAAAGTCAAATTTGTTAAAATGGATATAAGAGATAAAGAGAG encodes the following:
- a CDS encoding lipopolysaccharide biosynthesis protein; the protein is MVFDKIKNFSGLKDLSSLGAANVIGSGISAIFWFYVASLLGEEKYGEVSYLLAIGIIAGVFSSIGSGYTTTVYTAKKVNIVPVLSVLSITISLVSAVVIYLILENIAVSLYVIGYVIFNIVQAELLGEKKYQKYSKIAILQKFLLVSFAIPIYFVMDTFGIILGLALSFFPFLFILIQKIQQNKVDFSVIKPRIGFMMNSYGVDITKSLAGNIDKLIIAPMLGFAILGNYQLGLQFLMLLSILPSIVLQYTLPQDASGSFKPQLKKITVLISVIFGVIGIILSPIIVPYFFPQYVEAVIIIQIISIAIIPRSISSMFISKFLGIEKSKFVIIGIILYLATQIPLIFLLGDLFSVYGIAAALVIAETIQAGFFLSINRIQGNYENN
- a CDS encoding TylF/MycF/NovP-related O-methyltransferase, whose translation is MVISKLVIIILKKSEPIYHSLRKKYFKFLPTSPLGSVPLIKKQLFRLKTKVIASNFDPEIQKLLEWYNLNHYDLRDSQEAIDVACFCKFILDTEDIEGDILELGAEYGGFSTVLGHFLKQIKSKRKVISCDTFYGYPYEDIELKATVGEKRVGRYKDLNFEDVQNRIKKYDVVDKVELIQGKFEDTLNQKLSDRKFSIVFIDCNIYKSTKISLEFSYPRLSNNGLVLFDEYEDTNNPYSGETIATNEFCEEHDLKIDMTLIPHIRKI
- a CDS encoding glycosyltransferase family 39 protein; this translates as MSKKNNSENGIAQDFKKNNFTKYQWAVVITAISITGFFLRMYYSPFEIPIILDGLLFFWYANDISILGTLPLDYSPANNGWPIFLSLFFHVLDSNNFMDYMVIQRLVSIILSVLTIIPIYYLGRKFFSQKYAFVGSAIFAFEPRIIQNSFLGVSESLFILLVTVSIVCFLSKRKEIVFLSFPIISLATIVRSEAIVMIIPFTVMYIIKFKNSKKAVLQTPILIFVFILIILPISTYKVEVNGSDGILSRIPDLNLDASKSITIQKESQTEELQNIFTLIGLASIPIFIFLVPYGFFRIFQKKKFESVEIMVILFFLSIPAIYSISFLPDTKYLYVLYPILCIISIFSIKKFSQYFSHKNLVIVVILSLILISSISFLEIKKTDKQHIVEVLEIAEIISGNTKITNQFPPESGYLPILGMKELEEFPILRSEFVNSGDNMKYCFNIHNCDYFVGIMQDEKLGIKEFLIKYEQQGISHLVVDDKEERRAKFIEKIFQNENEFKYLTKIYDSKEHNFEYNVKIFEIDYEEFKEGLR
- a CDS encoding PEP-utilizing enzyme; translation: MNKTSPLFTTKVNTLKFLQNKLSKSRIEPFVDFTISDWTNNQNKLLDYISTKFKNKKIIIRSSAEGEDSFEKSEAGSFLSILDVFPTDKNNVKNAINSVIRSYLEKNNSKETNQIFAQKQTTNIKLSGVIFTKTGNKGSPYYLINYDLGSSTTSVTSGKHTKSIAIFRKKPLNSLPKTWKNLLTAIKEIETITKSSQLDIEFGIDKNDKIIIFQVRPITFIEKTSIPNIERLVGKAILKCKKQFSTMKFSKNIAGKKMIFSDMADWNPSEIIGPNPNLLDYSLYDYLIMKKSWHQGRKLLGYQDVNPCPLMKKFGNKPYVDIQASFNSLIPDNIPKKLRKKLMNFYISKLQLHPELHDKVEFEILFTCYDFSLSKRLSELKNSKFEQKEIEQIKNKLIDFTNDIIINFSKIKKKAELDYSTMIQNRTEILKTVNNSKDYGKLLDAAVRLLRDCRLYGTAHFSSIARTAFIASILLKSLVKNGSISSSEYEIFLESIQSPLTNLRKDFSLYSREKISLKQLMEKYGHLRSGTYDITAPRYDENPELISNFHFIKYPNSNKKFIEPKLSKTFSKHGLKFNPSEFFSFAKSSISMREHIKFEFTRNLSDALELIAKSGQILGFSREDISNLNFESILSYKKLTKRELEKKWKEKILIQKNNKTITDFIQLPPIINSDENFEMFSYFASKPNFITRKKITSNIIVLDKKISSYDVSKKIVVIENADPGFDWIFMNDITGLITKYGGVASHMAIRCAELGIPAAIGCGEILYETLLESSKIILDCDQKQIIIIKTKNNNEFLEEKKVLKSLGYIK
- a CDS encoding glycosyltransferase family 2 protein produces the protein MKISDENLTVPQLVIFIHPCVSTDMNLKIAIGIPAFNEEKNIGRIISALEEFDYEIIVCDDGSLDQTGNIAEKMGAIVVKHEKNKGYGAAIRSIFTKAKTIDSDILITFDGDGQHNVSEIKDVLEPLISKKADIVIGSRFLGEGENKIPKYRKIGIKAITKVSSLSQNLNIKDTQSGFRGYNRKALDEINVTENGMGISTEILMKASKKDLKIIEVPIIINYEGETSTHNPASHGISVIISTMKFTALDHPLKFYGIPGTIFLIIGLFFIVWTLHEFSLHRVIITNIALIAAGTTIIGIIFLLTSIILYSMVSLIREQK